Genomic segment of Apium graveolens cultivar Ventura chromosome 7, ASM990537v1, whole genome shotgun sequence:
GTACTCTTTTAATTGATTAagtttttttttgctaattaattaAAAACTCACACTGGCGTGGGATCAAAAACCCCTGACCTCTTACAAAGAATTACAAGAACTTAACCAATGCACCAATATTTCGTTAgcttttaattgattaattggtgaATAAGACGAGGGAGGGAGAAATAAACAAGTATACGCTTGTTCACTTTATTTCATCCAAACTAATACAATCTGTGAATGCTTATCTGCTCCAGAGCAAATGACCTTTTCACTTTGTCCTATTCCATTCAAACCAAATACAACATTTGAACAATTCTATGCTACAAAGTAAACAATTCTTTCACTAGGTATTCACAAAGGTTACGAACATTTCCTAACCTCTAGCACCTGATGATTACAAACAATACCGGTTCATAGTTAAAAACAAACTTATATTTTTCATACAAATGTGCAAATCTCGCAACTTCATATGTAAGCTGTAACATACTTTGCATTATAAAGATACGATGATACTTCTCAAGAAAAAAAAATGTGCTCTCACCATTTTATATAAATGGACTTGCAAAATTGCACTTTCCGTGCACAAAATATAACTATATGCCGTATTGGGACTTGGGAGAACAAGTATTTTTAACTTGCACCAGGAGCATAACCACTTCTTCACACACTTTTGAAAATAAACAAAATTTGGTAACTGTGCCAGCAATTTAATACATGCATGGTTCTCTCATTTAAATATTTTGTTATGATTACCTGCACTTCTCCGAAAAAGGTACGATTGAACAATGTAATTTCATACTTAAGCTCAGAACTGCCTAAAGTTGTATTATTACAGTTTTCCCAACATCTACTAAATTGCCTCCAAATGCAGCACATCCCCACAATCATGCATCTACAATTAAAAAAGGAAGATAAAAAAACAAGATGATATATTTATGATAGAGTAAATGATGCTAAATTATATAATTGCAAGCTGCAGGCCCCATAAACAAATATTGCAAAATGACAAAAACAAGGAAATTCTTTTGTCTTGGATCATCAGCCACTGGCCAAGTTCTATGAACTTCTGAAACTGACAGTACAAAACATGGAAATAAAATGAACACTCTCCAAGTCATATTCAGCCATGTTCAGTATTACAGCCCTAAACCAAAAAAAAAGAAGAGGAGTTTCTTGGTCAAGAATTTAGCGGAAATATATGCTGATACTGTGTACATGACAATGTGAATAGTTTCTAAACATGGTTAAGAAACCAAGCAGATTAAGCAGAAAGAGAATTCTGAGTGTGCTGGACCAATTATATAGCAGACATGTCACATAGTAGAACATCCCCTTATTAACTTTTCCAACTTGGATATTATTCTTTTTGGCGTGAACAATCAGTGTCTATAGAGGTCTTTCACATATACATGTTCAAAAAATTAAGAGAAGAAGGTAAACAGCTTATGTAGTTACATAGATGAAATGAAGACTCTTCAGGTTGAAGTGCGACAAATTAAGTGCTCACAACCCTgaaaaaataaaatagaaataattGTTGGACATGATCACATAAAATTGCATCGCGATTGGACCATATAATTAGAAGTTAAGAGCATGGGTGATAACATAAATCATCTTATGTAGCATGACCATTCAGTATTTCaccatttctaaagaaaagaattATTTTTACTCTAAAGGAAGTTTCTCTAACATTTCTAGAAAATGAAATTTGACTAGAACACATTATCTTATCAAACAGATAATTAAATGCACTCTATTGAACGCGAAAACCTACAGAGAAGTTAACTAGTGTTTTCAATCAATTGCTTGTGAATTGTGATGGTATTTCCAATATTTACTCTTCATTTCCATATGAAGGTTTAGCTCTTAAGGACTTGCAAATCTTATCTTCTGATAATTAAACAAGCAATGATCTTTTACTACCTCTAATCAAGATTTTGCTGAGTGAAAAGCAATAGATATAACATAACAAGCTAAGAGGGTGCATGTATAGGACAATCAATGTACTGAAGCTAAAGGTTGACCAAACATCTTACATTCTCTATTTTCTCCAACCTTTCACTTAACTCTCTGGATCTTAACAAACTACTGGAGTAGGTTTTCTTGAGTTCTTAAACTGTTGGTGTAAACTTATCCAGTAAAGACGGTGCGAGCAAAATCCTTTTTCCCCTTCCCCGATAACTCGAGGAAGAAGGCTAATTTGTTTTCAATCTTCTCCAGTCGATGCCACTACATAATGTTCTAATGCCTCTGACCTTTTCTAACTTTCTGTGTTTTACTTTCGACTTGATATATTTCAGTCATTAATTTACAAAACAGACAATTATTGTATAGTATTCAAAGTGAGAGAGAGTGTGTACTTAACAAAGAGGTCAAACAGATAAAAGAGACGCGGCCGGTGGGTATAGTCAAATAAGTTAAGGTCGGGTTTATTAGGCATGACCACTTGCAAACATTTAACATATCAGCACTCTACATCGGTTTTCGTCCACTTCATAATGTTTTTAACAGTGAAAACCAATTTGAAACTGTGGGATGGTTTATTAGTTGCAAGATTTTTAATGTGGTGACCCAACTGTGACTTGGTCTCTAGTTCAATGACGATCTAGCCAATCAACCCCTCTTTTTTCATTGGTGAATCGCCTTACTACTAAACTGTAAGCAACTACATAACCCATCAAGAGCAGCTAAGAAAAAATAAATCACAAGTATCTAACACCCATTTAGTGCACCAAATATCAAACCATTTTATCCATTCATTCACCTTTGGATGCGGATATAAGATTGCAATATGAATCAATCATCTTCAATACAAATTATCATCTTACATTAGAGTTGCCCACATGTATTTCAAAAGATCTTAATTCCGGTCAGAATTATAAACAAATCTAAACGGTATTAATCTCCAATTCTACTCTTTCGTTTTCTGTTCTAAACCTCACTCACCTCCCATCAACACTAAATTAAATTAAACCCACAAATTGACACCAAATCAACAAACTTCCACTAACATTTCCAAGATCATTCAAAAACCAACTTTAAAATCAACAATCTTCAACTCAATTTCACGAAAATCAACCCGAATACAGTTCAATAAAATTGAAAAGACAAAAAGGGGGTAAGTGTAAAAAAACCTTCAAGAGTCCAATTATAGATCCTAGGAGAGACAGAAAGCATGGAAGTGAGCAAAGCAGAAGCTGTAGCAGTGTGAAAAGGTAACATAGAATCCACAGCACAACTCATCTCAACTGGCAACCTGCAAGATTCAAGATTTACAATATTAAACACAAATAAAAAAATGAGTCTCTACATAAATGTGTGAGTGTGTGTTTAAAGGTGTGACCTTGAAATGAATGAAGAAGGAGGTTTTAGTTTggggaggagaaaaggggaagAAGGGGTTTTGGTGGGTTTGGCGCCGACGGCGAATCTGGTAGCTCCGAGACGGGCGGAACGGAACGCTGATCTAGCAGCTATGGCGGCCATGTTTGCTTTTTCTGTGTGTGCGTGTGAAGAAGGGAGAAGAAAGAAATGAGAACAGGGTTTTGCTGGGTTTTGCCTTTTTCTGCCTTATATCCTTTTTATTAACACAACTTTAATAATTTTATAGTAACAATTTTGTAAAGCCAACTCTGATTATTAACAATTTTTAAAGACAGTGTATTTTTACTCTGGATAAAAtgataaatttaataaaataattttatcaaaataatttttttcaatctcaaaatattattttaaaaagatttaACTATAATTgctttattttcattttaaatGAGTTAAAAAACAGGCTTATCAATACAGAATTGTGAACCAATTTTTTTTTAACAAATGTAGGGTTCTGATAGGGTAGACCTAGAGCATGATTGTTTTATAAAATCAGAACAGAAATCGCATATTTtggattttaaaattaaaaatcgcAATTGCAATCGAGCTATATATTTTGATTTGAAATGCATCGATTTAGTTTTTATTTGTTCGATTTCGGCTATTAAGCTGGATAGGACAAAACTGAAAATAAATATTACTACTAAAACTAAAAAACTTTAACTTTAAAATTTTTTGAGAtttaaacttatttttatattaaaatttattatttatattagggttatatgtatttatgaatacataaataaaaatatattaaaatatcaaTAGATTTATTAATGAATAAACTTTAACATTTAATACAAATTAAATTAAAGTTTattatttgtatttgaataatATTAGAATTATATAAAATTATTGTTATGGGTAAAAAACTAGGTTATAATTATTGCGATATTTATTACTAGGGTTAGAGGGCTAAAGGCCTTTAATGACTGCACTTGTGTTTCGTAGTTTAAATCTGtcttc
This window contains:
- the LOC141674050 gene encoding protein NUCLEAR FUSION DEFECTIVE 6, mitochondrial-like isoform X3; translated protein: MAAIAARSAFRSARLGATRFAVGAKPTKTPSSPFLLPKLKPPSSFISRLPVEMSCAVDSMLPFHTATASALLTSMLSVSPRIYNWTLEGL
- the LOC141674050 gene encoding protein NUCLEAR FUSION DEFECTIVE 6, mitochondrial-like isoform X2: MAAIAARSAFRSARLGATRFAVGAKPTKTPSSPFLLPKLKPPSSFISRLPVEMSCAVDSMLPFHTATASALLTSMLSVSPRIYNWTLEDA
- the LOC141674050 gene encoding protein NUCLEAR FUSION DEFECTIVE 6, mitochondrial-like isoform X1; the protein is MAAIAARSAFRSARLGATRFAVGAKPTKTPSSPFLLPKLKPPSSFISRLPVEMSCAVDSMLPFHTATASALLTSMLSVSPRIYNWTLEGL